The Streptomyces uncialis genomic interval TTCCCGGCAGATGCCGCCAGATCCAGCCGTACATGCCGTCCCTACTCGCCGTCGGTGTTGTATGCGTCAACCAGAGTACGGGGACGGGACTCGGGTTAGGGGGTGTTGCCGTGCAAACCCCCGTCCGAGCGGCTCGGTGTCCGCGCCCTGGAGCACGGGCATGTTCCACGTGAAACAGAGCCGGGGGATGTGCGTCACAGCGAAGGGGCCCCTGAACCGATCCGGTTCCGGGGCGGGCCCGACAGAGCCCCTAGCCCACCGGCTTCGCCTGGTGAAGGTCCACCGTGCCCGCGTAGCCGGGGAGGGTCGTCATCCCGTCGTCGTTCACTTTCCAGCCCAGGCCGTAGACGTTCACGTACAGCATGTAGTTCTGGATCGAGGGGGCCGAGCTGAGGGCCCGCTTGAGCTTGGCGGGGTCGCCGACCGCGGTGATCTTGTAGGGCGGTGAGTAGACCCGGCCCTGGAGGATCAGGGTGTTGCCCACGCAGCGGACCGCGCTGGTGGAGATCAGCCGCTGGTCCATGACCCGGATGCCGTCGGCGCCGCCCTGCCAGAGCGCGTTCACCACGGCCTGGAGGTCCTGCTGGTGGATGACCAGGTCGTCGGGCTGCGGGTCGGGGTAGCCGGGCAGCTTGGGGGTGGCGTCCGGCGGGGCGTCGTCGAGGGTGACGGTGAGGGCCTTGCCGCGCAGTTCCTGGGTACCGGCCTGGGCCTCCAGCGCCTTCAGCCGGTCCTCCTCGGTCCTGGTCGCACCGCCGTGGCCGTTCTTGGTGAGGGTCTCGACGTCGTCGCGCAGGACGCCGTTGGACTCCTCCAGCTCCCCGTTCCTGCCGCTGCGCTCCTGGATCAGGTCGGAGAGTTTCAGCATGGAGGCGTCGGTGCGGATATTGGTGCCCTTGGCGGTGTTGAAGCTGGTCACGAAGAGGAGTCCGGCGAGCGCGAAGACGCCCGCGGTGAGGATTCGCACCGGTCGCAGACGCTTCTGACGAGCGGGACTGGTGCGCAGACCGGGGGAGTCGGCAGAATTGCTCAACGTACCCTTACTCCTTACGGCGCCGAGGAAGCACTACGCTAACGGACGCCCGGGGGAGCGATCGGTTTCCCCTAGCAGTTCCGCTTGTACGCTGCCCCCGAGCCCGCCGAGTCCAAGCGCGGCCACGCAGCGCATCGACAGGAGAGCCCCTCGTGCCGAAGTCACGTATCCGCAAGAAGGCCGACTACACGCCGCCGCCGTCGAAGGAGACGACGGCGATCAAGCTGAGCAACCGGAGCTGGGTCGCTCCGCTGATGCTGGCGATGTTCTTCATCGGCCTGGCCTGGATCGTCGTCTTCTACGTCACGGACGGCGATCTCCCGATCGACGCACTCGCGAACTGGAACATCGTCGTCGGCTTCGGCTTCATCGCCGCGGGCTTCGGTGTCTCCACGCAGTGGAAGTGACCTCCCGCTAGTCTCCGCACCCGCAGCCCCTGGCCAGGCACCGATCCATCCCCGGTCATGGGGCTTCTCGGGCTGCCCGGAGGGCGTCGGAGTATGGGTCCGGCAGTCCCCTCGCGGACCCGTGGGAGACCTCTGCCCCGAGCTGTTCCCTGAGTTATCCACAGAACTTTTCCACACTGGGGAAAAGGTCAGACGATCTGTGGATAACTCCTCGCGGGTTGACGCCGATGTGACTGGCGTACCGGTATCCGAAAACGTGTTCGCCCCTTGTCCTGGCTGGGAAAACCCAGGTCGGGGACAAGGGGCACAGACGTTCCCCACGCCATGCACAAGATCCGCCACACGCTGTGGACAACCATCGGGTGGAGTTGTGCGTCAGGGCCGTGCGGTGCCCGGTCGGCCCGGTCTCAGAGCAGCGTGAGCGAGCGGACGAGCACGGTGCCCACCACGACCAGCAGTACCGCCGCACAGGTCCCCCACTGGACCAGCGGCCGCCGCTCGCGCGGGGCGTGCACCATGGCGTAGGCGATGGCCAGACCGGCGATCAGACCGCCGACATGGGCCTGCCAGGCGATACCCGGCATGGTGAAGGTGAAGATCATATTGATCGCGAGAAGCGCGATCACCGGGCGCATGTCGTAGTTGAGCCGCTTCACGAGCACCGCTGTGGCACCGAAGAGACCGTAGACCGCGCCGGACGCGCCCAGCGAGGCGGAGGTGGGGTCGACCAGCACATACGTGAGGGCGCCGCCCGCGAGACCGGAGAGCAGATACAGCGCGAGATACCGGCTCCGGCCGAAGGCCGCCTCCAGCGGACCGCCCAGCCACCACAGGCTGAGCATGTTGAACGCGATGTGCCACACCTCCTGGTGCGCGAACATCGACGTCACCAGCCGGTACCACTGACCGTCCGCGACACCTTCCGTGACGGGGTACGGGGCCGGGGGCCAGGCCCCGAGCAGCACCAGATCGTTCACCAGACGGCTGTCGATCTGGATCGCGACGAAGACGAAGAGATTGACCGCGATGAGGATCTTCGTGATCAGCCGGGGGTCCTTGACGAGGGAACCGCCCGTGAGGGTGCGCGGCTGGTTGGCCGTGGGGGCGTGCCCGGTGCCCGATCCGTCGCGTACACACTCGGGGCACTGGAACCCGACCGACGCGCTGATCATGCACTCCGGGCATATCGGCCGCTCGCAGCGGGTGCAGCGGATGCCTGTCTCACGGTCCGGATGCCGGTAGCAGGTGGGCAGGCTCGGTGCGCCCTGCGGGCCCTGAGTCCCGTGCGGTCCGCCTGGCGCCTGGTCCATGGTCCCCTCATTCCCACTCGTCCGAAGGCATACGCCCGACCCGCGCGCCCCGGTCGGGAACACGGCCCCGGGGGTCGCACGGCCAACGCACTGCCCCGCCCTCCTTGACGGATGGGCGGGGCGGTTTGTTCCCCGGCTCACCGCCGGACGGGTACGGGGCGGGGCCCCGGTACCGGTCGGCGGCAGCGACGGCGGCTGTACCGGTTCAGCGCTTCTCGACGACGACCGACTCGATGACCACGTCGTTGACGGGACGGTCGGTACGCGGGTTGGTCTGCGTACCGGCGATCGCGTCCACGACCTTCTGGCTGGCGTCGTCCACGACCTCACCGAAGATGGTGTGCTTGCGGTTCAGCCACGCCGTCGGCTCGACCGTGATGAAGAACTGGGAGCCGTTGGTGCCCGGACCCGCGTTGGCCATGGCCAGCAGGTAGGGGCGGTCGAACTGGAGGTCGGGGTGGAACTCGTCCTTGAACTGGTAGCCCGGGCCACCGGTGCCGTTCCCCAGCGGGTCCCCGCCCTGGAGCATGAACCCGGGGATGACCCGGTGGAAGACCGTTCCGTCGTACAGCCGGTCGGTCGACCGCTTGCCCGTCTCCGGGTGGACCCACTCCCGCTGCCCCTGGGCGAGCTCGACGAAGTTCTTGACCGTCTCCGGCGCGTGGTCGGGCAGGAGCCTCAACACGATGTCGCCTTGGTTGGTCTTCAGGGTGGCGTAAAGCTGCTCGGCCACGATCTGCCTTCCGTTGTCCTCTGTGACCCTCCGATCCTCGCACGACCGGGAGGGCGCGTCGTGCGGCGGTCGGTTCTGCCCCGGCCGCACCCCCTTTCCCCGGCCCGGCACCCGCCACCGGTGTGACCCGGATGCCTTTCCTCACATGCTGTCGCGTGGTACGGCAGGCATGATCGCAAAAAGGGTGGAAAGGTGAACGGTGACTTTGTGTGTGTGGGGGACGACGCCCCAGGCATTACGTACGCCACCGAGGAGGAGGTTCCCGTGACCCGCATCGACAGCGTGCGCGCCGCGACCGGTTCGGCGAAGGACAGCGTGCTGCACGCCGCGGAAGTGGTGGCGCCCTACGCCGACACCGCCAAGGACCGGGCCGCACAGTACGCGACCGAGGCCCGCGTACGGCTGGCACCCAAGGTGTCGCATGCCGCGCAGCAGGCCGCCGAGCAGGCCCGTGTCCAGTACGGCGCCCATCTCGCACCCGTGATCGAGCAGGCCCGTACCCATGTACCGCCGAAGGTCGACCACGCCGCCCAGGAGGCCGCCCTGCGCACCCGCAAGGCGGCCCGGCAGGCCGCGGAGTACTCCCGGCCGCGGATCGAGCACGCGGTGGCCGCCGCCGGACCCGTACGGGACGAGGCGGCCTCCCGTGGGGCGGCGGCGATCGCCGCGCTGCGCGGACAGGTCAGCGCCGACGAGGTGCGCAAGCTGGTCCGCAGGCATGAGCGCCGGGCCCGTGCCGGACGTGCCGTGAAGGGGGTGCTGATCCTCGGCGTGCTGGCGGGTGGCGCCTTCGCCGCGTGGAAGTGGTGGGACAAGCAGGCCAACCCGGACTGGCTGGTCGAGCCGCCCGCCGCGACGGAGGTACCCGAGTCGGGCGGCACGCTGAACGCCGTCGACGGTTCCCCGGATGCCCTCGACCCCGAGGTGGAGGCCAAGCAGGCACAGCTGGACGCCGAGGGCGACCCGCAGGACCGGGAGTAGCGGCGCCACCGGGACCCGGGCTCCAGCTCCCGCGGCTCCAGCGACCACGACTCCGGCTCCGACTCCGGCTCCGACTCCGGCTCCGGCTCCGGCTCCGGCTCCGGCTCCGACGATGGGCGGCCACCCCGCGAGGGTGGCCGCCCATCGTCATGTTCCACGTGAAACCGTCGTGTTCCACGTGAAACGTCGCCGGATGGGTGTTTCACGTGGAACATGCTCTGCGGTGCCACGGAGACGTGGCGCCCCGGCGACGCGGCGGCCGTGCGGTGCGGTGCCTGCCTGCTGCCTGCTGCCTGCTGCCTGCTGCCTGCTGCCTGCTGCCTGGCGGTGGTGACGGTGGCGCGGTCGGGCGCCTGACACCTGCTGGCGAACTGGTGGAAGGTACGGCCGGCCGGCTCAGACCGCCGCCCGTCGTCGCAGATGGGTCAGCAGCACGTCCAGGGTGTTCCATGCCTCCGCGCGGGTGC includes:
- a CDS encoding rhomboid family intramembrane serine protease, yielding MDQAPGGPHGTQGPQGAPSLPTCYRHPDRETGIRCTRCERPICPECMISASVGFQCPECVRDGSGTGHAPTANQPRTLTGGSLVKDPRLITKILIAVNLFVFVAIQIDSRLVNDLVLLGAWPPAPYPVTEGVADGQWYRLVTSMFAHQEVWHIAFNMLSLWWLGGPLEAAFGRSRYLALYLLSGLAGGALTYVLVDPTSASLGASGAVYGLFGATAVLVKRLNYDMRPVIALLAINMIFTFTMPGIAWQAHVGGLIAGLAIAYAMVHAPRERRPLVQWGTCAAVLLVVVGTVLVRSLTLL
- a CDS encoding DUF881 domain-containing protein; translation: MSNSADSPGLRTSPARQKRLRPVRILTAGVFALAGLLFVTSFNTAKGTNIRTDASMLKLSDLIQERSGRNGELEESNGVLRDDVETLTKNGHGGATRTEEDRLKALEAQAGTQELRGKALTVTLDDAPPDATPKLPGYPDPQPDDLVIHQQDLQAVVNALWQGGADGIRVMDQRLISTSAVRCVGNTLILQGRVYSPPYKITAVGDPAKLKRALSSAPSIQNYMLYVNVYGLGWKVNDDGMTTLPGYAGTVDLHQAKPVG
- a CDS encoding peptidylprolyl isomerase yields the protein MAEQLYATLKTNQGDIVLRLLPDHAPETVKNFVELAQGQREWVHPETGKRSTDRLYDGTVFHRVIPGFMLQGGDPLGNGTGGPGYQFKDEFHPDLQFDRPYLLAMANAGPGTNGSQFFITVEPTAWLNRKHTIFGEVVDDASQKVVDAIAGTQTNPRTDRPVNDVVIESVVVEKR
- a CDS encoding DUF5324 family protein codes for the protein MTRIDSVRAATGSAKDSVLHAAEVVAPYADTAKDRAAQYATEARVRLAPKVSHAAQQAAEQARVQYGAHLAPVIEQARTHVPPKVDHAAQEAALRTRKAARQAAEYSRPRIEHAVAAAGPVRDEAASRGAAAIAALRGQVSADEVRKLVRRHERRARAGRAVKGVLILGVLAGGAFAAWKWWDKQANPDWLVEPPAATEVPESGGTLNAVDGSPDALDPEVEAKQAQLDAEGDPQDRE
- the crgA gene encoding cell division protein CrgA codes for the protein MPKSRIRKKADYTPPPSKETTAIKLSNRSWVAPLMLAMFFIGLAWIVVFYVTDGDLPIDALANWNIVVGFGFIAAGFGVSTQWK